Proteins from a genomic interval of Vicinamibacterales bacterium:
- a CDS encoding hydrogenase maturation nickel metallochaperone HypA, protein MHELTMAAGILDIVQQNVAAADAGRVRAVRVRVGDMAGVVPDSLEFCFEAIVADTPYAAAFLEIDRVPALATCGECGCFTRLAQPLFVCPACGAMGMALQSGDELQVVDLELDDTVEGAA, encoded by the coding sequence ATGCATGAGCTGACCATGGCCGCCGGCATCCTCGACATCGTCCAACAGAACGTCGCCGCCGCCGACGCCGGCCGGGTGCGCGCCGTCCGCGTGCGCGTCGGCGACATGGCGGGTGTGGTGCCGGATTCGCTCGAGTTCTGTTTCGAGGCCATCGTCGCCGACACGCCCTACGCGGCCGCCTTCCTCGAGATCGATCGCGTGCCGGCGCTGGCCACGTGCGGCGAGTGTGGCTGTTTTACCAGGCTGGCGCAGCCGCTGTTCGTGTGCCCCGCGTGCGGCGCCATGGGGATGGCCCTGCAGTCCGGCGACGAGCTGCAGGTCGTGGACCTCGAGCTCGACGACACGGTCGAGGGGGCGGCATGA
- a CDS encoding NAD(P)/FAD-dependent oxidoreductase has translation MIRCDALVVGGGPAGSTCARALRLAGWDVIVADAARFPRDKVCAGWLTPEVFTALELDPGEYRDSGLTLQEITSFRTGIIGRRLIDTTYPRVVSYGIRRCEFDDFLLRRANVRVLEATPIDTLRRTRTSWIANDAIEATVLVGAGGHFCPVAKHLRGGADTARPVVAKEAEFLREAHAADAAGDAPSLFFCRDLDGYGWCVPKGRYLNVGIGRRGSRDFAAHVRDFIVFLEERRVIRSGAALRWRGHAYLAAGVGPRPLIGPGVALVGDAAGLAYPESGEGIRPSIESGRLAAEAIVAAAGRDDITALEPYAEALRAKHPPVPRNSAPVRAVTGALGRLLMGSPAFTKHVVLDRWFLRA, from the coding sequence ATGATCCGCTGCGATGCCCTGGTGGTGGGCGGCGGGCCCGCGGGTTCGACGTGCGCGCGGGCGCTGCGGCTGGCGGGTTGGGACGTGATCGTCGCGGACGCGGCGCGCTTCCCGCGCGACAAGGTGTGCGCCGGGTGGCTGACGCCTGAGGTGTTCACCGCGCTCGAGCTGGACCCGGGCGAATACCGCGACAGCGGGCTGACCCTGCAGGAGATCACGTCGTTCCGCACGGGCATCATCGGCCGCCGCCTGATCGACACGACCTACCCTCGGGTGGTCAGCTACGGCATCCGGCGCTGTGAATTCGACGACTTCCTGCTTCGGCGGGCGAACGTCCGCGTGCTGGAAGCTACGCCCATCGACACGCTCCGCCGGACGCGCACCAGCTGGATTGCCAACGACGCCATCGAGGCCACGGTGCTGGTCGGCGCCGGCGGGCATTTCTGCCCGGTGGCGAAGCACCTTCGCGGCGGCGCCGATACCGCGCGGCCGGTGGTCGCCAAGGAGGCGGAGTTCCTGCGCGAGGCTCATGCGGCGGATGCCGCCGGCGACGCGCCGTCATTGTTCTTCTGCCGGGATCTCGACGGCTACGGCTGGTGCGTGCCGAAGGGCCGCTACCTCAACGTCGGCATCGGCCGCCGCGGCAGCCGCGACTTCGCCGCCCACGTCAGGGACTTCATCGTGTTTTTGGAGGAGCGCCGCGTCATCCGCTCAGGCGCCGCGCTGCGATGGCGGGGCCACGCCTACCTCGCGGCCGGCGTTGGCCCGCGGCCGTTGATCGGGCCGGGTGTCGCGCTCGTCGGCGATGCCGCCGGGCTTGCATATCCGGAAAGCGGTGAAGGCATCCGGCCGTCCATCGAATCCGGCCGGCTGGCGGCGGAGGCGATTGTCGCCGCGGCCGGCCGCGACGACATCACGGCGCTGGAACCCTATGCCGAGGCACTGCGCGCGAAGCACCCGCCCGTCCCCCGCAACTCGGCGCCGGTGCGTGCCGTGACCGGCGCGCTCGGCCGCCTGCTCATGGGGTCGCCGGCCTTCACCAAGCACGTCGTGCTCGACCGGTGGTTCCTCCGCGCGTGA
- a CDS encoding nickel-dependent hydrogenase large subunit → MSRVIVDPVTRIEGHLRIEAEVDGGVVKDAWSSSTMFRGIELILKGRDPRDAWAFAQRICGVCTTVHAIASIRAVENAIGSAPPPNVRLLRNLIIGAQCVQDHVVHFYHLHALDWVDIVSALSADPAKTSSLAQSISDWPLSSPTYFAGVRDRVKAFVERGQLGPFANAYWGHPAYRLPPEANLMAVAHYLEALDWQREFIKLHAVLGGKNPHLQSFLVGGMSTPIDPNSQSALNAGTIAELKQLVARARDFVVRVYIPDLLAIAGFYKDWAGHGKGVGNYLAYGEYPDDDTASPALFIPGGIIRGRDISKTETFDAAKVTEYISHSWYDYQQGDAVSLHPFKGETSPNYTGPTPPYERLDTDKKYSWLKSPRYADEPMEVGPLARMLVAYVSGQPRVKELVDGVLKALNVGPEALFSTLGRVAARGIETQLLAEKMDAWVDGLAANMEAGDFRIHDTSKWDPSSWPAEAMGAGFHEAPRGALAHWVNIGNGLIQNYQCVVPSTWNAGPRDAKGRRGPYEEALIGTPVADAERPIEILRTVHSFDPCMACGVHVVDARGRQITDVRVS, encoded by the coding sequence ATGAGCCGTGTGATTGTTGACCCGGTCACCCGCATCGAGGGCCACCTGCGCATCGAGGCGGAGGTGGACGGCGGCGTCGTCAAGGACGCCTGGTCGTCATCGACGATGTTCCGCGGCATCGAGTTGATCCTCAAGGGCCGCGACCCGCGCGACGCGTGGGCGTTCGCGCAGCGCATCTGCGGTGTCTGCACCACCGTGCACGCCATCGCCTCGATCCGGGCGGTGGAGAACGCCATCGGCTCGGCGCCGCCGCCGAACGTGCGGCTGTTGCGGAACCTGATCATCGGGGCGCAATGCGTGCAGGACCACGTCGTGCACTTCTACCACCTGCACGCGCTCGACTGGGTGGACATCGTCTCGGCCCTCTCCGCCGATCCGGCGAAGACGTCGTCACTCGCACAGTCGATTTCTGACTGGCCGCTGTCGAGCCCGACCTACTTCGCCGGCGTGCGGGATCGCGTCAAGGCGTTCGTGGAGCGCGGCCAGCTCGGCCCGTTCGCGAACGCGTACTGGGGCCACCCCGCCTACCGGCTGCCGCCCGAAGCCAACCTGATGGCGGTGGCGCATTACCTCGAGGCGCTCGACTGGCAGCGCGAGTTCATCAAGCTGCACGCCGTGCTCGGCGGCAAGAACCCGCACCTGCAAAGCTTCCTCGTCGGCGGCATGTCGACGCCGATCGATCCCAACAGCCAGTCGGCCCTGAACGCCGGCACGATCGCGGAACTGAAGCAACTGGTCGCCCGGGCGCGCGACTTCGTCGTCCGCGTCTACATTCCCGACCTGCTGGCCATCGCCGGGTTCTACAAGGACTGGGCCGGACACGGCAAGGGCGTCGGCAACTACCTGGCCTACGGCGAGTATCCCGATGACGACACCGCGTCGCCGGCACTGTTCATCCCCGGCGGCATCATTCGCGGCCGGGACATCTCGAAGACCGAGACCTTCGACGCCGCCAAGGTGACGGAGTACATCTCGCACTCCTGGTATGACTACCAGCAGGGCGATGCGGTGTCGCTGCATCCCTTCAAGGGCGAGACCTCGCCGAACTACACCGGCCCGACGCCGCCCTACGAGCGGCTCGACACCGACAAGAAGTACTCGTGGCTGAAGTCGCCGCGCTACGCCGACGAGCCCATGGAAGTGGGGCCGCTGGCCCGCATGCTGGTCGCTTACGTGTCGGGCCAGCCGCGCGTGAAGGAACTGGTGGACGGCGTCTTGAAGGCGCTCAACGTCGGCCCCGAGGCGCTGTTCTCGACCCTTGGCCGCGTCGCCGCCCGCGGCATCGAGACCCAGCTGCTCGCCGAAAAGATGGACGCCTGGGTGGATGGACTGGCCGCCAACATGGAGGCCGGCGACTTCCGGATCCACGACACCAGCAAGTGGGATCCCTCGTCGTGGCCGGCCGAGGCGATGGGTGCCGGCTTCCACGAAGCCCCCCGCGGGGCGCTGGCGCACTGGGTGAACATCGGCAACGGCCTGATCCAGAACTATCAGTGCGTGGTGCCGAGCACCTGGAACGCCGGCCCCCGCGACGCCAAGGGGCGCCGCGGACCCTACGAGGAGGCGCTGATCGGGACGCCGGTGGCTGACGCCGAACGGCCGATCGAGATCCTGCGCACCGTCCACAGCTTCGATCCGTGCATGGCCTGCGGCGTCCACGTCGTTGACGCGCGCGGCCGCCAGATCACGGATGTGAGGGTGTCGTGA
- a CDS encoding cyclopropane-fatty-acyl-phospholipid synthase family protein has protein sequence MTRPHHVVATAVQRSIAAARVRLELWDGTSSYGGTNPPVGDLVVRDTGTLVGLALNPELAFGEAYTARRLDVRGPLEPVVEALSRLPSPLTWPQRLGAWISSRNSLATSRRNVHHHYDLGNDFYALWLDPALVYTCAYFARPEMSLAEAQTAKLDLVCRKVALRSGDFVVEAGCGWGALALHMARHYGARVRAFNISREQLEFARARAVREGLAGRVEFVEDDYRNVTGQCDVFMSVGMLEHVGVHHFASLAAVLRRAVRPDGGRGFLHFIGRDVPRPLNPWIRRRIFPGAYPPTLAEVTSRVLSPAGMSVVDVENLRLHYERTLACWSERFAEARDQVTARYGDEFTRAWELYLAGSQAAFASGWMQLFQIVFAPHGSAPPSWIRPDPRVPAREPA, from the coding sequence GTGACGCGCCCGCATCACGTCGTCGCCACCGCCGTCCAACGCTCCATCGCCGCCGCCCGGGTCCGCCTCGAACTATGGGATGGCACCTCGTCTTACGGCGGCACGAACCCGCCGGTCGGTGACCTCGTCGTGCGCGATACCGGCACGCTGGTCGGCCTGGCCCTCAACCCTGAACTCGCCTTCGGCGAGGCCTATACGGCCCGGCGGCTCGACGTGCGCGGGCCGCTCGAGCCGGTGGTCGAGGCGCTCTCGCGGCTGCCCTCGCCGTTGACCTGGCCGCAGCGCCTCGGCGCCTGGATCTCGAGCCGCAACTCGCTCGCCACGTCCCGCCGCAACGTGCATCACCATTACGACCTCGGGAACGACTTCTACGCGCTGTGGCTGGACCCGGCCCTGGTTTATACCTGCGCCTACTTCGCGCGGCCCGAGATGTCGTTGGCGGAGGCGCAGACCGCCAAGCTCGACCTGGTCTGCCGGAAGGTGGCGCTGCGCTCCGGCGACTTCGTGGTCGAAGCCGGGTGCGGGTGGGGTGCGCTCGCGCTGCACATGGCGCGGCACTACGGCGCCCGCGTCCGCGCCTTCAACATCTCACGCGAGCAGCTGGAATTCGCGCGCGCCCGCGCCGTCCGTGAAGGCCTCGCCGGCCGCGTCGAGTTTGTCGAAGACGACTACCGCAACGTGACGGGGCAGTGCGACGTGTTCATGTCGGTCGGCATGCTCGAGCATGTCGGGGTCCACCACTTCGCGTCACTCGCCGCCGTGCTGCGGCGCGCGGTCAGGCCCGACGGCGGGCGTGGTTTTCTGCATTTCATCGGCCGTGACGTGCCGCGCCCGTTGAACCCGTGGATTCGGCGCCGGATCTTTCCCGGCGCTTACCCGCCGACGCTCGCGGAGGTGACGTCGCGCGTGCTGTCGCCGGCGGGCATGTCGGTCGTTGACGTGGAGAACCTGCGCCTCCACTACGAGCGCACGCTGGCGTGCTGGAGCGAGCGGTTCGCGGAGGCGAGAGACCAGGTGACGGCGCGCTACGGCGATGAGTTCACGCGGGCGTGGGAGTTGTACCTGGCCGGGTCGCAGGCCGCCTTCGCCTCCGGCTGGATGCAGCTGTTCCAGATCGTGTTCGCGCCGCACGGGTCGGCGCCGCCGTCGTGGATCCGTCCGGATCCGCGCGTGCCGGCGCGGGAGCCGGCATGA
- a CDS encoding hydrogenase small subunit, which produces MRNQRDWLAAELERRGVTRREFMGFCAAMASALALPDAAAAQIARAIQKTEKPVLVWLEFQDCAGNTESFLRASRPTAAEVILDTLSIDYHETIMAAAGHQAEANLARTVKERPGGYIAVVEGSIPTGANGAYCTIGGRSALDIAREVCGQAMATIAIGTCASFGGIPAAGPNPTGALGVSAAVPGVKNLINLSACPANVENLTALLVHFLTFKRWPDLDHYRRPLFAYGKSIHDGCERRAHYDAGQYVEEWGDAGHRAGYCLYKMGCKGPVAFQNCPHIKWNGGTNWPIGCGHPCIGCSEPNFWDTMTPFYQHLPGVPGFGAASNIDTIGLIAVTGVGAAFAGHGLIQIMKRVGEDAEPVTPKTEEGGQQ; this is translated from the coding sequence ATGAGGAATCAACGCGACTGGTTGGCGGCTGAACTCGAACGCCGCGGTGTCACCCGGCGGGAGTTCATGGGATTCTGCGCCGCAATGGCCTCGGCCCTGGCCTTGCCCGATGCCGCGGCCGCGCAAATCGCGCGGGCCATCCAGAAGACGGAAAAGCCGGTGCTGGTCTGGCTGGAATTCCAGGATTGCGCGGGGAACACCGAGTCGTTCCTGCGCGCCAGCCGTCCGACGGCGGCTGAAGTGATCCTCGACACGCTGTCGATCGACTATCACGAGACCATCATGGCGGCGGCCGGCCACCAGGCCGAGGCCAACCTCGCGCGCACCGTCAAGGAGCGCCCGGGCGGCTACATCGCCGTGGTCGAGGGCTCGATCCCCACCGGCGCCAACGGCGCCTACTGCACCATCGGCGGGCGCTCGGCGCTCGACATTGCCCGCGAGGTCTGCGGCCAGGCCATGGCCACCATTGCCATCGGCACCTGCGCGTCCTTCGGCGGCATTCCGGCCGCCGGCCCGAACCCGACCGGCGCGCTCGGCGTCAGCGCCGCCGTGCCCGGGGTCAAGAACCTGATCAACCTCTCCGCCTGCCCGGCCAACGTCGAGAACCTCACGGCGCTGCTCGTGCACTTCCTCACCTTCAAGCGGTGGCCCGATCTCGACCACTATCGCCGGCCGCTGTTTGCCTACGGCAAGTCGATTCACGACGGCTGCGAGCGCCGCGCCCATTACGACGCGGGGCAGTACGTCGAAGAGTGGGGCGACGCCGGCCACCGCGCCGGCTACTGCCTCTACAAGATGGGCTGCAAGGGCCCGGTCGCGTTCCAGAACTGCCCGCACATCAAGTGGAACGGCGGCACCAACTGGCCGATTGGCTGCGGTCACCCGTGCATCGGCTGTTCCGAGCCCAACTTCTGGGACACGATGACGCCCTTCTACCAGCACCTGCCGGGCGTGCCCGGCTTCGGCGCCGCGTCCAACATCGACACCATCGGCCTGATCGCGGTGACCGGTGTCGGCGCCGCCTTCGCCGGACACGGCCTGATCCAGATCATGAAGCGGGTGGGTGAAGACGCCGAGCCCGTGACGCCCAAGACCGAAGAGGGAGGCCAGCAATGA
- the cybH gene encoding Ni/Fe-hydrogenase, b-type cytochrome subunit: MTTVGSLRRVYVWQVPVRLTHWLIAASIIVLAVTGFYIGRPMITVPGPAGESFFMGWVKVVHGYVAYVFLTAVVVRLIWMFTGNKYARWDKFLPVHPSRRHGLWPTVKFYLFAQRKPPGFVGHNPVAGATYMLVFGLYFVAIITGLMLRSASADVESPVRWFASLAPIIGGLQVARWIHHGVMWLLLGFAVHHVYSAVLMSTVEANATMESIFSGYKFVPPEDLEYSGYRFINRKGQVDE; the protein is encoded by the coding sequence GTGACGACCGTCGGGTCGCTCCGGCGCGTGTATGTGTGGCAAGTCCCGGTGCGGCTCACGCACTGGCTGATTGCCGCATCCATCATCGTGCTAGCGGTCACCGGCTTCTACATCGGGCGGCCGATGATCACCGTCCCCGGACCGGCCGGCGAATCGTTCTTCATGGGCTGGGTCAAGGTCGTTCACGGGTATGTCGCCTACGTGTTCCTCACCGCGGTGGTCGTCCGCCTGATCTGGATGTTCACCGGCAACAAGTACGCGCGATGGGACAAGTTCCTGCCGGTCCACCCGTCCCGGCGCCACGGCCTGTGGCCGACCGTCAAGTTCTACCTGTTTGCCCAGCGCAAGCCACCCGGCTTCGTCGGCCACAACCCCGTGGCGGGAGCAACGTACATGTTGGTGTTCGGCCTCTACTTCGTGGCCATCATCACCGGACTGATGTTGCGAAGCGCCAGTGCCGATGTCGAATCCCCTGTCAGATGGTTCGCATCGCTGGCTCCCATCATCGGCGGCCTGCAGGTCGCCCGGTGGATTCATCACGGCGTGATGTGGCTGCTGCTGGGGTTCGCCGTGCACCACGTCTACAGCGCCGTCCTGATGTCCACCGTCGAGGCCAACGCGACGATGGAGTCGATCTTCTCAGGCTACAAGTTCGTCCCGCCGGAGGATCTCGAGTACTCCGGCTACCGGTTCATCAACCGGAAAGGCCAAGTCGATGAATGA
- the hypB gene encoding hydrogenase nickel incorporation protein HypB, with product MSVVTIERKVLQKNDDLAASNRELFARNGLLVLNIVSSPGAGKTTLLEATIEELKDRARIAVVEGDVQTDIDAQRVARYGVPVVQIVTNGGCHLEAALVAAAVERLDLDQVDLLVIENVGNLVCPANFDLGEAMKVVVLSTTEGADKPLKYPAMFRRAAVLIINKVDLLPYVNVDVEEIKRNAQHINPKLVVFETAATARLGITEWCDWLVARLAAGHA from the coding sequence ATGAGCGTGGTCACCATCGAACGCAAGGTCCTGCAGAAGAACGACGACCTTGCCGCCTCCAACCGCGAGCTGTTCGCGCGCAACGGGCTGCTGGTCCTCAACATCGTCAGCTCGCCGGGCGCCGGCAAGACAACGCTGCTCGAAGCGACGATCGAGGAGTTGAAAGACCGCGCCCGCATCGCGGTGGTCGAAGGCGACGTCCAGACCGACATCGACGCGCAACGCGTGGCCCGCTACGGCGTGCCGGTGGTGCAGATCGTGACCAACGGGGGCTGTCACCTGGAAGCCGCCCTGGTGGCCGCCGCGGTGGAGCGCCTCGACCTCGATCAGGTGGACCTGCTGGTGATCGAGAACGTCGGCAACCTGGTATGCCCGGCCAACTTCGACCTCGGCGAGGCGATGAAGGTGGTGGTCCTCAGCACGACCGAGGGCGCCGACAAGCCGCTCAAGTACCCCGCCATGTTCCGCCGGGCCGCGGTCCTCATCATCAACAAGGTGGACCTGCTGCCGTACGTGAACGTTGACGTCGAGGAGATCAAGCGCAACGCCCAACACATCAACCCCAAGCTGGTGGTGTTCGAGACGGCGGCGACCGCGCGGCTCGGCATCACGGAGTGGTGCGACTGGCTGGTGGCCAGGCTCGCCGCCGGCCATGCGTGA
- a CDS encoding HyaD/HybD family hydrogenase maturation endopeptidase yields MNERTPLLVLGLGNVLLEDDGVGSAAVTRLRDHYDAAEGVRVFDGGTLGLALLPYLDQADAVILVDAVRTDAAPGTFVRLDGDDVPPAVATRLSPHQVGVADLLDGARWLDRYPTRVVLLGLVPQSIELGIGLTPAVADGLAGLVERVADEAAAIGFPFRLKAVAATSDIGDAVDVGRLAASAECGHA; encoded by the coding sequence ATGAATGAGCGCACTCCGCTGCTCGTGCTCGGACTCGGCAACGTGCTGCTCGAGGACGATGGCGTCGGTTCCGCGGCGGTGACGCGGCTGCGCGATCACTACGACGCGGCCGAGGGCGTCCGCGTCTTCGACGGCGGCACGCTGGGGCTCGCCCTGCTGCCGTACCTCGATCAGGCCGACGCGGTGATCCTCGTTGACGCGGTTCGCACCGACGCGGCGCCTGGCACGTTCGTGCGTCTTGATGGCGATGATGTCCCGCCGGCGGTGGCGACGCGTCTGTCCCCGCACCAGGTCGGCGTCGCCGACCTGCTGGACGGCGCCCGCTGGCTCGATCGCTATCCGACCCGCGTCGTGCTGTTGGGTCTGGTGCCGCAGTCGATCGAGCTCGGCATCGGGCTGACACCGGCGGTCGCCGACGGACTGGCCGGCCTCGTCGAACGCGTCGCCGATGAAGCGGCGGCGATCGGCTTCCCCTTCCGCCTGAAAGCCGTCGCTGCCACCTCCGACATCGGCGATGCGGTTGACGTGGGCCGGCTGGCCGCGTCGGCGGAGTGCGGCCATGCATGA
- a CDS encoding L,D-transpeptidase family protein, with the protein MTRLLRCALLALAAGAGDPARAQEVPLVRTALTGSVFAYPVADGDTLGSVSARFGAGVAAIVELNGIRRQDKLVPGQVLTIDNRHLAVVESRFQITLNIPQRLLFLVEGDTVSAYPIAVGLRSWPTPVGGFTVVDKEENPTWDVPVSIQEEMRAQGKPVITRMPPSPENPLGAHWIRTSLPGIGIHGTIAPSSIYNFASHGCIRVHPDDVALLYMRVEIGAPGASIYRPITIARIDDRVFVEAHPDGYKRGPLGLAHVQAMAERDGYAEMVDWPAVERVLRLQRGLAVDVTKDE; encoded by the coding sequence ATGACGCGCCTCCTGCGGTGCGCGCTGCTGGCGCTGGCCGCGGGGGCCGGCGACCCGGCGCGCGCGCAGGAGGTTCCCCTTGTGCGAACCGCGCTCACCGGCTCCGTGTTCGCCTACCCGGTCGCCGACGGCGACACGCTGGGCTCGGTCAGCGCGCGGTTCGGCGCCGGCGTCGCGGCGATCGTCGAGCTCAACGGCATCCGCCGGCAGGACAAGCTGGTGCCGGGGCAGGTGCTGACCATCGACAACCGCCACCTCGCCGTCGTCGAGAGTCGATTCCAGATCACCTTGAACATCCCCCAGCGCCTGTTGTTCCTGGTGGAAGGCGACACGGTGTCCGCCTACCCGATTGCGGTCGGCCTGCGCAGTTGGCCGACACCGGTCGGCGGCTTCACGGTCGTGGACAAGGAAGAGAACCCGACCTGGGACGTGCCGGTGTCGATCCAGGAAGAAATGCGGGCTCAGGGCAAGCCGGTCATCACCAGGATGCCGCCATCACCGGAGAATCCGCTGGGCGCGCACTGGATTCGCACGTCGCTGCCCGGCATCGGCATTCACGGCACCATTGCGCCCTCCAGCATCTACAACTTCGCGAGCCACGGCTGCATCCGCGTCCACCCGGATGACGTGGCGTTGCTGTACATGCGGGTCGAAATCGGCGCGCCCGGCGCGAGCATCTATCGCCCGATCACGATCGCGCGCATCGACGATCGGGTGTTCGTCGAGGCGCACCCGGATGGCTACAAGCGAGGGCCGCTGGGGCTTGCACACGTTCAGGCGATGGCCGAGCGCGACGGCTACGCGGAGATGGTAGATTGGCCCGCCGTGGAACGCGTCCTTCGCCTGCAACGAGGGCTGGCCGTCGATGTGACCAAGGACGAATGA
- a CDS encoding PA2169 family four-helix-bundle protein, whose protein sequence is MSDPSSRALLNHLIESCKDGEHGFIHAAELVSDPGLKTLFSDLAGRRARAAEELLPHAQRFGGSAATDGTTAASMHRRWMDVRSNLSGHDDRTILREAQRGDAITLAAYKTALDGLLPPSVRDLVERQYGEVRDTHDDLARSLTEAM, encoded by the coding sequence ATGTCAGATCCAAGTTCGCGGGCGCTTCTGAATCACTTGATCGAGAGCTGCAAGGATGGCGAGCACGGCTTCATCCACGCCGCCGAGCTCGTCAGTGATCCCGGGTTGAAGACCCTGTTCAGCGATCTCGCCGGGCGGCGGGCCCGCGCCGCCGAGGAACTGCTGCCTCACGCGCAACGGTTCGGCGGGTCGGCGGCCACCGACGGCACGACCGCCGCGTCCATGCACCGGCGATGGATGGACGTGCGCAGCAACTTGAGCGGCCACGACGACCGGACGATCCTCAGGGAAGCGCAGCGCGGCGATGCCATCACCCTGGCCGCCTACAAGACCGCCCTGGACGGCCTGCTGCCGCCATCGGTGCGCGACCTCGTCGAGCGGCAATACGGGGAAGTGCGCGACACTCACGACGACCTCGCCCGGTCGCTGACCGAAGCCATGTGA